The Strigops habroptila isolate Jane chromosome 13 unlocalized genomic scaffold, bStrHab1.2.pri S16, whole genome shotgun sequence genome window below encodes:
- the INTS2 gene encoding integrator complex subunit 2 isoform X1, translating to MAECSGLQFVSPYAFEAMQKVDVVRLAALSDPELRLLLPCLVRMALCAPADQSQSWAQDKKLILRLLSGVEAVNSIVALLSVDFHALEQDASKEQQLRHKLGGGSGESVLVSQLQHGLTLEFEHSDSPRRLRLVLSELLAIMNKVSESNGEFFLKSSELFESPVYLEEAADVLCILQAELPSLLPIVDVAEALLHVKNGAWFLCLLVANVPDSFSEVCRGLIKNGERQDEDSVGGRRRTEALRHLCKMNPSQALRVRGMVVEECHLPGLGVALTLDHTKNESSDDGVSDLVCFVSGLLLGTNAKVRTWFGTFIRNGQQRKRDNISSVLWQMRRQLLLELMGILPTVRSTHIVEEADVDTEPNVSVYSGLKEEHVVKASALLRLYCALMGIAGLKPTDEEAEQLLQLMTSRPPATPAGVRFVSLSFCMLLAFSTLVSTPEQEQLMVMWLSWMIKEEAYFESISGVSASFGEMLLLVAMYFHSNQLSAIIDLVCSTLGMKIVIKPSSLSRMKTIFTQEIFTEQVVTAHAVRVPVTGNLSANITGFLPIHCIYQLLKSRSFTKHKVSIKDWIYRQLCETTTPLHPQLLPLIDVYINSILTPASKSNPEATNQPVTEQEILNVFQGLTGGENTRLTQRYSITTQLLVLYYVLSYEEALLASTKILAAMQRKPKSYSSALMDQIPIKYLIRQAQGLQQELGGLHSALLRLLATNYPHLCIVDDWICEEQITGTDALLRRMLLTNIAKNHSPKQLQEAFAMLPGNHTQLMQILEHLTLLSAAELIPYAEVLTSNMNRLLNAGVPRGILQTVNKLWMVLNTVMPRRLWVMTVNALQPSVKIVRQQKYTQNDLMIDPLIVLRCDQRVHRSPPLMDITLHMLNGYLLASKAYLNSHLKETAEQDIRPSQNNAMGPEAPEVTREELKNALLAAQDSAAVQILLEICLPTEEEKSHSSNTHSLLKSVRGTTGPKSPEPEEEDSLLCNLREVQCLICCLLHQMYIADPNIVKLVHFQGYPCELLALTVAGIPSMHICLDFIPELIAQPELEKQIFAIQLLSFLCIQYALPKSLSVARLAINVMGTLLTVLTQSKRYAFFMPTLPCLVSFCQAFPPLYEDIMSLLIQIGQVCASDVATQTRDVDPIITRLQQLKERPNEVSGLCKDSSNKSCSGDVASMDPDVRLCQCVENTIIEIINMSVSGV from the exons ATGGCGGAGTGCTCCGGGCTCCAGTTCGTCAGCCCCTACGCCTTCGAGGCGATGCAGAAGGTGGACGTGGTGCGCCTGGCCGCGCTGAGCGACCCCGagctgcggctgctgctgccctgcctggtGCGCATGGCCCTCTGCGCCCCCGCCGACCAGAGCCAGAGTTGGGCGCAGGACAAGAAGCTCATCCTGCGGCTCCTCTCGGGCGTGGAGGCGGTCAACTCCATCGTGGCATTGCTGTCCGTGGACTTCCACGCCCTGGAGCAGGACgccagcaaagagcagcagctccg GCACAAGCTGGGAGGAGGTAGTGGAGAAAGCGTCTTGGTGTCACAGCTTCAGCATGGGCTGACACTGGAATTTGAACACAGCGATTCACCTCGTCGGCTACGTCTCGTACTTAGTGAATTACTAGCAATTATGAATAAG GTGTCGGAATCCAATGGCGAGTTTTTCCTCAAGTCTTCCGAGCTCTTTGAGAGCCCTGTTTACCTGGAAGAGGCAGCTGATGTTCTCTGCATTCTGCAAGCAG AGCTGCCATCGCTGTTGCCAATAGTTGATGTGGCCGAAGCTCTGTTGCACGTTAAAAATGGAGCCTGGTTCCTCTGCCTTCTGGTGGCCAACGTTCCGGACAGCTTCAGTGAGG TCTGCAGAGGTTTGATTAAGAATGGAGAACGGCAGGATGAGGATAGTGTTGGAGGCCGACGTAGGACAGAAGCACTCCGCCACCTGTGTAAAATGAACCCCTCCCAAGCTCTGAGGGTCCGGGGCATGGTG GTGGAAGAGTGTCATCTACCGGGTCTTGGTGTGGCTTTGACCTTGGATCACACCAAAAATGAATCTTCAGATGATGGAGTGAGTGACCTGGTGTGTTTTGTGAGCGGTTTGCTACTTGGAACAAATGCAAAGGTTCGAACTTGGTTTGGAACTTTTATCCGAAATGGCCAACAG agaaaaagagataataTCAGTTCTGTGCTTTGGCAAATGAGGAGGCAGCTGCTCCTGGAGCTCATGGGAATCCTTCCCACGGTTCGCAGCACACACATTGTTGAAGAAGCAGATGTTGATACGGAGCCAAATGTGTCTGTGTATTCAGGACTGAAGGAAGAGCATGTCGTGAAAGCCAGCGCATTGTTACGTCTCTATTGCGCTTTGATGGGAATTGCTGGGCTGAA GCCAACTGATGAAGAAGCTGAGCAGCTACTGCAGCTAATGACCAGCCGGCCTCCCGCAACTCCAGCTGGTGTTCGCTTTGTATCGCTTTCCTTTTGTATGCTTCTGGCCTTCTCCACTCTTGTCAG CACCCCAGAACAAGAGCAGCTCATGGTTATGTGGCTCAGTTGGATGATAAAGGAAGAAGCTTACTTCGAAAG CATTTCAGGTGTGTCTGCTTCTTTTGGAGAGATGCTTCTCTTGGTAGCCATGTATTTCCATAGTAACCAGCTCAGTGCTATCATTGATTTGGTCTGCTCCACCTTGGGAATGAAG aTTGTTATTAAGCCCAGCTCACTCAGCAGAATGAAGACAATCTTCACACAGGAGATTTTCACTGAACAG GTTGTTACGGCCCATGCAGTTCGTGTGCCCGTTACAGGCAATCTCAGTGCCAACATTACTGGGTTTTTACCTATTCACTGCATTTACCAGCTGTTAAAAAGTCGATCATTCACCAAGCACAAAGTATCCATTAAG GACTGGATCTATCGGCAGCTCTGTGAAACCACCACTCCACTCCATCCTCAATTGCTTCCTCTCATTGATGTCTACATTAACTCTATTCTTACTCCTGCATCTAAATCCAACCCAGAGGCCACAAATCAGCCTGTCACAGAACAGGAGATACTGAATGTTTTTCAAGGACTGACTGGG GGAGAAAATACTCGTCTTACTCAACGATACAGCATCACAACACAATTGCTTGTCCTCTACTATGTCCTGTCATACGAAGAAGCACTTCTGGCAAGCACAAAGATACTAG CTGCCATGCAGAGAAAACCCAAGTCTTACTCTTCAGCATTAATGGATCAGATTCCTATCAAGTACCTCATCCGGCAGGCACAAGGGTTGCAGCAGGAACTGGGAG GCTTGCATTCTGCACTGTTACGCCTTCTTGCAACGAACTATCCACACCTCTGCATTGTGGACGACTGGATCTGTGAGGAGCAGATCACGGGCACTGATGCCTTACTGAGGAGGATGCTTCTTACAAACATTGCAAAGAATCACTCTCCCAAACAGCTCCAGGAAG catttgcCATGCTGCCTGGAAATCATACCCAGCTGATGCAGATCCTGGAACATTTAACACTTCTCTCAGCTGCTGAATTGATTCCCTATGCAGAAGTATTGACATCAAATATGAATCGCTTGCTGAATGCTGGAGTCCCTCGGGGGATTCTTCAGACTGTCAATAAACTTTGGATGGTTCTTAACACTGTGATGCCGAGAAG GTTGTGGGTGATGACTGTTAATGCTCTGCAGCCTTCAGTAAAAATAGTCCGACAGCAGAAATACACTCAGAATGATCTGATGATTGATCCCTTGATTGTACTGAGGTGTGATCAGAGAGTTCATAG GAGCCCTCCTCTGATGGATATAACTTTACACATGTTGAACGGATATCTTCTTGCTTCAAAAGCTTACCTCaattctcatttaaaagaaacagcagagcaggacatTAGGCCATCCCAAAACAATGCAATGGGTCCAGAGGCCCCAGAAGTTAcaagagaagaattaaaaaatgcattgcttGCTGCTCAg gacagtgctgctgtgcagatTCTTCTAGAGATCTGCTTACCTACAGAAGAAGAGAAATCCCACAGCAGTAATACTCACAGTTTGCTGAAGAGTGTTCGTGGTACGACAGGCCCTAAGAGTCCTGAGCCAGAAGAAGAAGATAGCTTGCTGTGTAATCTTCGAGAGGTCCAGTGTCTGATCTGCTGTCTGCTGCACCAGATGTATATAGCTGATCCCAACATAGTTAAACTAGTGCATTTCCAG GGTTATCCATGTGAACTTCTGGCACTGACGGTGGCAGGGATTCCGTCGATGCACATCTGTCTGGATTTCATACCAGAGCTCATTGCTCAGCCTGAGCTTGAAAAACAG ATATTTGCCATCcagttactttcatttttgtgtATCCAGTATGCACTACCTAAATCTCTCAGCGTGGCTCGTTTAGCTATCAATGTGATGGGAACCCTACTCACAG TTTTAACCCAGTCGAAGCGCTATGCTTTCTTTATGCCAACCCTGCCTTGTTTGGTGTCATTCTGTCAAGCCTTTCCTCCTTTATATGAGGATATTATGTCTCTGCTGATACAAATAGGGCAAGTTTGTGCCTCTGATGTTGCTACGCAGACAAGAGACGTAGACCCAATTATTACAC GTCTCCAGCAACTGAAAGAGAGACCAAATGAAGTGTCAGGACTTTGTAAAGATTCGTCTAACAAAAGTTGTTCAGGGGATGTTGCAAGCATGGACCCTGATGTTCGATTATGCCAGTGTGTTGAAAATACTATCATTGAAATAATTAACATGAGCGTAAGCGGAGTTTAG
- the INTS2 gene encoding integrator complex subunit 2 isoform X2 has translation MAECSGLQFVSPYAFEAMQKVDVVRLAALSDPELRLLLPCLVRMALCAPADQSQSWAQDKKLILRLLSGVEAVNSIVALLSVDFHALEQDASKEQQLRHKLGGGSGESVLVSQLQHGLTLEFEHSDSPRRLRLVLSELLAIMNKVSESNGEFFLKSSELFESPVYLEEAADVLCILQAELPSLLPIVDVAEALLHVKNGAWFLCLLVANVPDSFSEVCRGLIKNGERQDEDSVGGRRRTEALRHLCKMNPSQALRVRGMVVEECHLPGLGVALTLDHTKNESSDDGVSDLVCFVSGLLLGTNAKVRTWFGTFIRNGQQRKRDNISSVLWQMRRQLLLELMGILPTVRSTHIVEEADVDTEPNVSVYSGLKEEHVVKASALLRLYCALMGIAGLKPTDEEAEQLLQLMTSRPPATPAGVRFVSLSFCMLLAFSTLVSTPEQEQLMVMWLSWMIKEEAYFESISGVSASFGEMLLLVAMYFHSNQLSAIIDLVCSTLGMKIVIKPSSLSRMKTIFTQEIFTEQVVTAHAVRVPVTGNLSANITGFLPIHCIYQLLKSRSFTKHKVSIKDWIYRQLCETTTPLHPQLLPLIDVYINSILTPASKSNPEATNQPVTEQEILNVFQGLTGGENTRLTQRYSITTQLLVLYYVLSYEEALLASTKILAAMQRKPKSYSSALMDQIPIKYLIRQAQGLQQELGGLHSALLRLLATNYPHLCIVDDWICEEQITGTDALLRRMLLTNIAKNHSPKQLQEAFAMLPGNHTQLMQILEHLTLLSAAELIPYAEVLTSNMNRLLNAGVPRGILQTVNKLWMVLNTVMPRRLWVMTVNALQPSVKIVRQQKYTQNDLMIDPLIVLRCDQRVHRSPPLMDITLHMLNGYLLASKAYLNSHLKETAEQDIRPSQNNAMGPEAPEVTREELKNALLAAQDSAAVQILLEICLPTEEEKSHSSNTHSLLKSVRGTTGPKSPEPEEEDSLLCNLREVQCLICCLLHQMYIADPNIVKLVHFQGYPCELLALTVAGIPSMHICLDFIPELIAQPELEKQF, from the exons ATGGCGGAGTGCTCCGGGCTCCAGTTCGTCAGCCCCTACGCCTTCGAGGCGATGCAGAAGGTGGACGTGGTGCGCCTGGCCGCGCTGAGCGACCCCGagctgcggctgctgctgccctgcctggtGCGCATGGCCCTCTGCGCCCCCGCCGACCAGAGCCAGAGTTGGGCGCAGGACAAGAAGCTCATCCTGCGGCTCCTCTCGGGCGTGGAGGCGGTCAACTCCATCGTGGCATTGCTGTCCGTGGACTTCCACGCCCTGGAGCAGGACgccagcaaagagcagcagctccg GCACAAGCTGGGAGGAGGTAGTGGAGAAAGCGTCTTGGTGTCACAGCTTCAGCATGGGCTGACACTGGAATTTGAACACAGCGATTCACCTCGTCGGCTACGTCTCGTACTTAGTGAATTACTAGCAATTATGAATAAG GTGTCGGAATCCAATGGCGAGTTTTTCCTCAAGTCTTCCGAGCTCTTTGAGAGCCCTGTTTACCTGGAAGAGGCAGCTGATGTTCTCTGCATTCTGCAAGCAG AGCTGCCATCGCTGTTGCCAATAGTTGATGTGGCCGAAGCTCTGTTGCACGTTAAAAATGGAGCCTGGTTCCTCTGCCTTCTGGTGGCCAACGTTCCGGACAGCTTCAGTGAGG TCTGCAGAGGTTTGATTAAGAATGGAGAACGGCAGGATGAGGATAGTGTTGGAGGCCGACGTAGGACAGAAGCACTCCGCCACCTGTGTAAAATGAACCCCTCCCAAGCTCTGAGGGTCCGGGGCATGGTG GTGGAAGAGTGTCATCTACCGGGTCTTGGTGTGGCTTTGACCTTGGATCACACCAAAAATGAATCTTCAGATGATGGAGTGAGTGACCTGGTGTGTTTTGTGAGCGGTTTGCTACTTGGAACAAATGCAAAGGTTCGAACTTGGTTTGGAACTTTTATCCGAAATGGCCAACAG agaaaaagagataataTCAGTTCTGTGCTTTGGCAAATGAGGAGGCAGCTGCTCCTGGAGCTCATGGGAATCCTTCCCACGGTTCGCAGCACACACATTGTTGAAGAAGCAGATGTTGATACGGAGCCAAATGTGTCTGTGTATTCAGGACTGAAGGAAGAGCATGTCGTGAAAGCCAGCGCATTGTTACGTCTCTATTGCGCTTTGATGGGAATTGCTGGGCTGAA GCCAACTGATGAAGAAGCTGAGCAGCTACTGCAGCTAATGACCAGCCGGCCTCCCGCAACTCCAGCTGGTGTTCGCTTTGTATCGCTTTCCTTTTGTATGCTTCTGGCCTTCTCCACTCTTGTCAG CACCCCAGAACAAGAGCAGCTCATGGTTATGTGGCTCAGTTGGATGATAAAGGAAGAAGCTTACTTCGAAAG CATTTCAGGTGTGTCTGCTTCTTTTGGAGAGATGCTTCTCTTGGTAGCCATGTATTTCCATAGTAACCAGCTCAGTGCTATCATTGATTTGGTCTGCTCCACCTTGGGAATGAAG aTTGTTATTAAGCCCAGCTCACTCAGCAGAATGAAGACAATCTTCACACAGGAGATTTTCACTGAACAG GTTGTTACGGCCCATGCAGTTCGTGTGCCCGTTACAGGCAATCTCAGTGCCAACATTACTGGGTTTTTACCTATTCACTGCATTTACCAGCTGTTAAAAAGTCGATCATTCACCAAGCACAAAGTATCCATTAAG GACTGGATCTATCGGCAGCTCTGTGAAACCACCACTCCACTCCATCCTCAATTGCTTCCTCTCATTGATGTCTACATTAACTCTATTCTTACTCCTGCATCTAAATCCAACCCAGAGGCCACAAATCAGCCTGTCACAGAACAGGAGATACTGAATGTTTTTCAAGGACTGACTGGG GGAGAAAATACTCGTCTTACTCAACGATACAGCATCACAACACAATTGCTTGTCCTCTACTATGTCCTGTCATACGAAGAAGCACTTCTGGCAAGCACAAAGATACTAG CTGCCATGCAGAGAAAACCCAAGTCTTACTCTTCAGCATTAATGGATCAGATTCCTATCAAGTACCTCATCCGGCAGGCACAAGGGTTGCAGCAGGAACTGGGAG GCTTGCATTCTGCACTGTTACGCCTTCTTGCAACGAACTATCCACACCTCTGCATTGTGGACGACTGGATCTGTGAGGAGCAGATCACGGGCACTGATGCCTTACTGAGGAGGATGCTTCTTACAAACATTGCAAAGAATCACTCTCCCAAACAGCTCCAGGAAG catttgcCATGCTGCCTGGAAATCATACCCAGCTGATGCAGATCCTGGAACATTTAACACTTCTCTCAGCTGCTGAATTGATTCCCTATGCAGAAGTATTGACATCAAATATGAATCGCTTGCTGAATGCTGGAGTCCCTCGGGGGATTCTTCAGACTGTCAATAAACTTTGGATGGTTCTTAACACTGTGATGCCGAGAAG GTTGTGGGTGATGACTGTTAATGCTCTGCAGCCTTCAGTAAAAATAGTCCGACAGCAGAAATACACTCAGAATGATCTGATGATTGATCCCTTGATTGTACTGAGGTGTGATCAGAGAGTTCATAG GAGCCCTCCTCTGATGGATATAACTTTACACATGTTGAACGGATATCTTCTTGCTTCAAAAGCTTACCTCaattctcatttaaaagaaacagcagagcaggacatTAGGCCATCCCAAAACAATGCAATGGGTCCAGAGGCCCCAGAAGTTAcaagagaagaattaaaaaatgcattgcttGCTGCTCAg gacagtgctgctgtgcagatTCTTCTAGAGATCTGCTTACCTACAGAAGAAGAGAAATCCCACAGCAGTAATACTCACAGTTTGCTGAAGAGTGTTCGTGGTACGACAGGCCCTAAGAGTCCTGAGCCAGAAGAAGAAGATAGCTTGCTGTGTAATCTTCGAGAGGTCCAGTGTCTGATCTGCTGTCTGCTGCACCAGATGTATATAGCTGATCCCAACATAGTTAAACTAGTGCATTTCCAG GGTTATCCATGTGAACTTCTGGCACTGACGGTGGCAGGGATTCCGTCGATGCACATCTGTCTGGATTTCATACCAGAGCTCATTGCTCAGCCTGAGCTTGAAAAACAG TTTTAA